The Roseofilum reptotaenium CS-1145 genome includes a region encoding these proteins:
- a CDS encoding S-layer homology domain-containing protein: MNRYPALSLFAILVAIAPLTSCANSSGGISLEQLLAPDPQLQANPTSQSSPQASPAPASAIELPDNFPSAIPQYPNATLELVSPLTAAEEGTITRWFSADSTTLVRRYYQQQLNERNWEIISAPDAPELSARLERLELTLNFAPPTSGQTTYTLTYRIDDAPTAISSPTVSPSPSPTVSVNPSPTSENNDAEIDEILDVSTPLSPGVTELITLGITNNSSTEAFQPHEIITRGDYARWLMNANNQIYADDPGKQIRLASTTRDPVFQDVPKSDPDFAYIQGLAEAGLIPSALMGEATETRFRPDAPLTRENLIGWKVPLDTRSALPKATIEAVKDTWGFQDASKINSQFLPSILVDFQNGNNANIRRVFGYTRLFQPQKTVTQLEAATALTYFGTQGEGRSITALRTAQE; the protein is encoded by the coding sequence TTGAACCGTTATCCCGCTCTTTCCTTATTTGCGATTCTAGTGGCGATCGCTCCCTTAACTTCCTGTGCCAATAGCTCTGGAGGTATAAGCCTAGAACAACTGCTTGCTCCCGATCCCCAACTGCAAGCCAATCCCACATCCCAATCGTCTCCTCAAGCTTCTCCTGCACCGGCTTCTGCCATTGAGCTTCCCGATAATTTTCCTTCAGCCATTCCCCAATATCCTAACGCTACCCTAGAATTGGTTTCTCCCCTCACTGCTGCTGAAGAAGGCACGATTACCCGTTGGTTTAGTGCGGACTCTACAACATTAGTCAGACGCTATTACCAACAACAACTAAATGAGCGCAACTGGGAAATTATTAGCGCTCCAGATGCACCAGAGCTGTCTGCACGTCTTGAGCGCTTGGAACTTACCCTCAACTTTGCTCCTCCCACTTCTGGACAAACCACGTATACGTTGACTTATCGGATAGACGATGCACCGACGGCGATTAGTTCTCCAACCGTTTCGCCGAGTCCTTCACCCACTGTTTCTGTGAATCCTTCACCGACTTCTGAGAATAATGATGCAGAAATCGATGAAATCCTAGACGTTTCTACTCCACTCTCGCCAGGAGTCACAGAATTGATTACTCTCGGCATTACTAATAATTCTTCTACAGAAGCATTTCAACCCCATGAAATCATTACCCGTGGAGACTATGCTCGCTGGTTAATGAATGCCAATAATCAAATCTATGCCGACGATCCAGGTAAACAAATTCGTTTAGCCTCTACGACTAGAGATCCCGTTTTTCAAGATGTCCCAAAAAGCGATCCAGATTTTGCTTATATTCAGGGATTAGCAGAAGCCGGATTAATTCCCAGCGCCCTGATGGGAGAAGCAACGGAAACCCGGTTTCGTCCGGATGCGCCCCTGACGAGGGAAAATCTCATTGGTTGGAAAGTCCCCTTAGATACTCGTTCAGCTCTGCCGAAAGCGACGATAGAAGCAGTTAAGGATACGTGGGGATTCCAAGATGCGAGTAAAATTAATAGCCAGTTTTTGCCGAGTATTTTAGTGGATTTCCAAAATGGAAATAATGCCAATATCAGGCGCGTTTTTGGTTACACAAGGCTATTTCAGCCCCAAAAAACAGTAACCCAGTTGGAAGCAGCAACAGCGTTAACGTATTTTGGAACACAGGGAGAGGGGCGATCGATTACAGCGCTTCGCACCGCTCAGGAATAA
- a CDS encoding DUF29 domain-containing protein — MKTPTLPNLATLYDEDYQLWLETTLQQLRSGNFAQVDWQNVNVLDELESMAKRNRRAVKSLLTRLWENLLKLRYWESEREYSANKWKAEITTFRQQIRDELLDSPSLKSYLPEIFPETYQDAKSVISRLMDTSISSFPEVPPASLEEVLEDDCFFD; from the coding sequence ATGAAAACACCAACGCTCCCGAATCTAGCAACACTATACGATGAAGATTATCAACTTTGGCTAGAAACCACCCTACAACAACTGCGCTCCGGAAATTTTGCTCAGGTTGATTGGCAAAATGTAAATGTATTGGATGAACTCGAGAGCATGGCTAAAAGGAATAGGAGAGCTGTTAAGAGTCTGTTAACCCGACTTTGGGAAAACTTACTCAAGCTCCGTTACTGGGAATCAGAACGAGAGTATAGCGCCAATAAATGGAAAGCTGAAATCACGACATTTCGGCAACAGATTCGAGATGAATTACTCGATAGTCCCAGTCTGAAATCCTACTTGCCTGAAATTTTTCCAGAAACCTACCAAGATGCTAAAAGTGTCATATCCCGTTTAATGGATACATCTATCTCTTCTTTCCCAGAAGTCCCTCCTGCATCGTTAGAAGAGGTTTTAGAAGACGATTGTTTTTTTGATTAA